A portion of the Brevundimonas pondensis genome contains these proteins:
- a CDS encoding YggS family pyridoxal phosphate-dependent enzyme: MTASNPASVVPSIHDRFAVVRERIRSTCVAAGRDLASVILTAVSKTQPDEALEAALATGQRVFGENRVQEAQAHWADRRAAFPDLELRLIGPLQTNKAVEAVQLFDVIETLDREKLAAALAAAMQKTGRRPRILVQVNTGAEPQKAGVLPDDADALIASARDGHGLTVEGLMCIPPADEAPEPHFKLLAEIAARNGLSVLSMGMSGDYEAAISCGATHVRVGSALFGERISPLKPS, translated from the coding sequence ATGACCGCCTCTAATCCCGCTTCCGTCGTTCCGTCCATCCATGATCGCTTCGCCGTCGTGCGGGAGCGCATCCGGTCGACCTGCGTCGCTGCGGGTCGCGATCTAGCCTCTGTGATCCTGACCGCCGTGTCCAAGACCCAGCCGGATGAGGCGCTGGAGGCGGCCCTGGCCACGGGACAGCGTGTCTTCGGCGAAAACCGGGTGCAGGAGGCGCAGGCGCACTGGGCCGACCGCCGCGCCGCCTTTCCCGATCTGGAGCTGCGCCTGATCGGCCCGCTGCAGACCAACAAGGCGGTCGAAGCGGTGCAACTGTTCGACGTCATCGAAACCCTGGACCGCGAGAAGCTGGCGGCGGCCTTGGCTGCGGCGATGCAGAAGACAGGCCGACGCCCCCGCATCCTGGTTCAGGTCAATACCGGCGCCGAGCCGCAGAAGGCCGGGGTCCTGCCGGACGACGCCGACGCCCTGATCGCGAGCGCCCGCGACGGCCACGGCCTGACCGTCGAGGGCCTGATGTGCATCCCGCCGGCGGACGAAGCGCCGGAACCGCATTTCAAACTTCTGGCGGAAATCGCCGCCCGAAACGGCCTGTCGGTTCTGTCGATGGGCATGAGCGGCGACTATGAAGCCGCCATTTCCTGCGGTGCGACCCATGTCCGGGTCGGTTCGGCCCTGTTCGGGGAACGAATTTCGCCTCTGAAGCCCTCTTAA
- a CDS encoding SLC13 family permease: MTLDQIIALIVLVAVVGLMIHGRMRSDVVALSGAAALLLLGVVRPVEVQSAFASPAVIALAGLFVIAYAIELSGLLGLMIRKATALCRRFGAVGIWAVIGLCGSVGGFLNNTPVVVLAAPVVRDMARSLKLSPKRFLMPLSHVTVLGGLLTLIGTSTNLLVNDMARNAGQPVFSLFEITPVGLVIALVGGLWLYFFGARQLGRTASLDEEAEAERERIEAEARALAETQAATRQPRLGRWRLPFALPSLSRFGESRNQRDGTGDAHLGDVEMYASADRPLQWRRALIALTVFVLVVAAAGLGIAPIAAAAFAGAVALILLGVLTPEEAYSGLKPDILLLIAGMVVVGTAIEVTGLAAQGAGLLIEVIRPFGPLGALIVLYGVTLFATELLSNATVAVLVTPIAVALAESLGVDPRPFLVAVMMAASAAFATPFGYQTNVLVYQMGGYSYLDFVRVGLPLNLITWAAAMVAIPIFFPF; the protein is encoded by the coding sequence GTGACGCTGGATCAGATCATCGCACTCATCGTTCTGGTCGCCGTGGTCGGGCTGATGATTCACGGGCGGATGCGGTCGGACGTGGTGGCGCTGAGCGGCGCGGCGGCCCTGCTGCTGCTCGGCGTGGTGCGTCCGGTCGAGGTCCAGAGCGCCTTCGCCAGTCCCGCCGTCATCGCCCTGGCCGGTCTGTTCGTCATCGCCTACGCCATCGAGCTGTCGGGCCTTCTGGGCCTGATGATCCGCAAGGCCACAGCCCTGTGCCGGCGTTTCGGCGCGGTCGGCATCTGGGCGGTGATCGGCCTGTGCGGCTCGGTCGGCGGCTTTTTGAACAATACGCCGGTGGTGGTCCTGGCCGCGCCGGTGGTGCGCGACATGGCCCGGTCGCTGAAGCTGTCGCCCAAGCGGTTCCTGATGCCGCTCAGCCATGTGACAGTCCTGGGCGGCCTGCTGACCCTGATCGGCACCTCGACCAATCTTCTGGTCAACGACATGGCGCGCAATGCGGGCCAGCCGGTCTTCAGCCTGTTCGAGATCACCCCGGTTGGCCTGGTCATCGCCCTGGTCGGCGGGCTGTGGCTCTACTTTTTCGGGGCGCGCCAGCTTGGCCGCACCGCCAGTCTGGATGAAGAGGCCGAGGCTGAACGCGAGCGGATCGAGGCCGAGGCGCGAGCCCTGGCCGAGACCCAGGCAGCGACGCGCCAGCCGCGCCTCGGCCGCTGGCGCCTGCCCTTCGCCCTGCCGTCGCTGAGCAGGTTCGGTGAAAGCCGCAACCAGCGAGACGGCACCGGCGACGCCCATCTGGGCGATGTCGAGATGTACGCCTCGGCCGACCGGCCGCTGCAGTGGCGGCGCGCCCTGATCGCCCTGACGGTCTTTGTCCTGGTGGTGGCGGCGGCGGGGCTGGGGATCGCCCCCATCGCGGCGGCGGCCTTCGCTGGGGCGGTGGCCCTGATCCTGCTGGGGGTGCTGACGCCGGAAGAGGCCTATTCGGGCCTCAAGCCCGACATCCTGCTGCTGATCGCCGGCATGGTGGTGGTTGGCACCGCCATCGAGGTGACGGGTCTGGCGGCCCAGGGGGCGGGCCTGCTGATCGAGGTGATCCGTCCGTTCGGGCCGTTGGGCGCCCTGATCGTGCTTTACGGCGTGACCCTGTTCGCGACCGAGCTTTTGTCCAACGCCACGGTGGCGGTGTTGGTGACGCCGATCGCGGTGGCCCTGGCCGAGAGCCTGGGGGTCGATCCGCGACCCTTCCTGGTGGCGGTGATGATGGCCGCCTCGGCCGCCTTCGCTACCCCCTTCGGCTATCAGACCAATGTGCTGGTCTATCAGATGGGCGGCTACAGCTATCTGGACTTCGTGCGGGTGGGTCTGCCGCTGAACCTGATCACCTGGGCGGCGGCCATGGTCGCCATCCCGATCTTCTTCCCGTTCTGA
- a CDS encoding thiamine phosphate synthase: MTLSEDARTLWETATALARAAAAVSPPKHPLPPLLFFTDPERTPRPWETAARLPAGAGVVFRHFGAGDTLETGLRLRAATKAAGVRLLVGLDADLAERIGADGVHLPERALSAAYALSGRRPDWLLTGAAHSSEAIRRARDLDALVLSPVFPAGGASADKPALGVESFKAQAIRAPCPIYALGGISAANVVALVGSGACGIAGVDALQAAFRP, from the coding sequence ATGACCCTGTCCGAGGACGCGCGCACGCTGTGGGAGACGGCGACGGCTCTAGCCCGTGCGGCGGCGGCTGTCAGCCCGCCGAAACATCCCCTGCCCCCCCTGCTCTTCTTCACCGACCCCGAGCGCACGCCGCGACCGTGGGAGACGGCGGCGCGTCTGCCGGCGGGTGCGGGCGTGGTGTTCCGTCATTTCGGGGCAGGCGATACGCTCGAGACGGGCCTGCGGCTGCGGGCGGCGACAAAGGCGGCCGGCGTGCGTCTGCTGGTCGGGCTGGACGCCGATCTGGCCGAGCGGATCGGCGCCGACGGCGTGCATCTACCGGAACGGGCCCTGTCGGCAGCCTACGCCCTGTCGGGACGGCGGCCTGACTGGTTGCTGACCGGTGCGGCGCACTCATCGGAAGCGATCCGGCGCGCCCGCGATCTGGACGCCTTGGTCCTGTCGCCGGTGTTTCCCGCAGGGGGCGCTTCAGCGGATAAACCGGCGCTGGGAGTCGAGAGCTTCAAGGCGCAGGCGATCCGGGCCCCTTGCCCCATCTACGCCCTGGGCGGAATCAGCGCCGCGAACGTCGTAGCGCTGGTGGGCTCAGGCGCATGCGGCATCGCGGGCGTGGACGCCCTGCAGGCCGCTTTCAGACCCTAG
- a CDS encoding type 2 periplasmic-binding domain-containing protein — MALTSAPLAADDLREGRLIQPVDHALTNNLAYWAVVLPERADEPKLRRFLNWIETEAHDAPVE, encoded by the coding sequence GTGGCCCTGACCTCGGCGCCCCTGGCCGCAGACGACCTGAGAGAAGGGCGGCTGATCCAGCCGGTCGACCACGCCCTGACCAACAACCTGGCCTATTGGGCGGTGGTCCTGCCCGAGCGCGCTGACGAGCCCAAGTTGCGGCGCTTCCTGAACTGGATAGAGACCGAGGCCCACGACGCGCCTGTCGAGTGA
- a CDS encoding response regulator transcription factor: protein MPTPKTILIIDDDDDLREALAEQLALHEEFRPVQASTATDGVRQAREVRADLILLDVDLPDMDGREACRLIRKAGVSTPVIMLTAQSSDADAILGLDSGANDYVTKPFRFAVLLARIRAHLRSHEQSEDAVFQIGPYEFRPASKMMLDDKGKKVRLTEKETNILKYLYRAGAKPVSREELLTEVWGYNAGVTTHTLETHIYRLRQKIEPEPGQARLLLTDAGGYRLQP from the coding sequence ATGCCGACGCCCAAGACCATCCTGATCATCGACGACGACGACGACCTGCGCGAGGCCCTGGCCGAGCAGCTGGCCCTGCATGAGGAGTTTCGTCCCGTCCAGGCCTCGACCGCGACCGACGGGGTGCGTCAGGCGCGCGAGGTCCGCGCCGACCTGATCCTGCTGGACGTCGACCTGCCCGACATGGACGGGCGCGAGGCCTGTCGCCTGATCCGCAAGGCGGGCGTCTCGACCCCGGTCATCATGCTGACGGCCCAGTCATCGGACGCCGACGCCATCCTGGGCCTCGACTCGGGGGCCAACGACTACGTCACCAAGCCCTTCCGTTTCGCCGTCCTGCTGGCCCGCATCCGCGCCCACCTGCGTAGCCACGAGCAGTCCGAGGACGCCGTCTTCCAGATCGGCCCCTACGAGTTCCGTCCCGCGTCGAAGATGATGCTGGACGACAAGGGCAAGAAGGTCCGGCTGACAGAAAAAGAGACCAACATCCTCAAGTACCTCTATCGCGCCGGGGCCAAGCCGGTGTCGCGCGAAGAGCTGCTGACCGAGGTCTGGGGCTACAACGCCGGCGTCACCACCCACACCCTGGAAACCCACATCTATCGCCTGCGCCAGAAGATCGAGCCCGAGCCCGGTCAGGCGCGGCTGCTGCTGACCGACGCGGGCGGCTACCGCCTGCAGCCCTGA
- a CDS encoding LysR substrate-binding domain-containing protein: MSERRPTPPLVALRAFDAAARLGSFREAAEELGVTPGAVSRHIKALEMRLGLRLFDRFNRSVVLTADGRRLAQGVADAFERLESALEAVRPGRSRQLRISALPSLAGKWLSPRLHRFSEDNPDLDLIVFAEDRIADLSNGEADVALRYGEGPYPGQTARRLMSERLIPVCAPSLAAARKVNTPADLLDVVLIHETWHDMPYSDRMGWKAWFESAGVSDPRVNHLRGPVFSHSHLALEAPCRDAAWP, from the coding sequence ATGAGCGAGCGTCGTCCGACCCCGCCCCTGGTGGCGCTTCGGGCGTTCGACGCCGCCGCCCGCCTTGGCAGCTTCCGCGAGGCCGCCGAGGAACTGGGCGTCACCCCCGGCGCCGTTAGCCGCCACATCAAGGCGCTGGAGATGCGCCTCGGCTTGCGTCTGTTCGACCGCTTCAACCGCTCCGTGGTCCTGACCGCCGACGGCCGTCGTCTGGCGCAAGGGGTGGCCGACGCCTTCGAACGGCTGGAAAGCGCCCTGGAGGCCGTGCGCCCGGGGCGGTCGCGCCAGCTGCGGATCTCGGCCCTGCCGTCGCTGGCGGGCAAGTGGCTGTCGCCGCGCCTGCACCGCTTCAGCGAGGACAACCCCGACCTCGACCTGATCGTCTTCGCCGAGGACCGCATCGCCGATCTGTCGAACGGCGAGGCCGACGTGGCCCTGCGCTATGGCGAAGGCCCCTATCCGGGCCAGACGGCGCGCCGGTTGATGAGCGAACGTCTGATCCCCGTCTGCGCCCCGTCGTTGGCGGCGGCGCGCAAGGTCAACACCCCGGCCGACCTGCTGGACGTGGTGCTGATCCACGAGACCTGGCACGACATGCCCTATTCCGATCGCATGGGCTGGAAGGCCTGGTTCGAGAGCGCGGGCGTCTCTGACCCTCGCGTCAACCACCTGCGCGGCCCGGTCTTCAGTCACAGCCATCTGGCGCTGGAGGCCCCCTGTCGGGACGCGGCGTGGCCCTGA